AAATGGTTCATAAGTACTCCATCTTCCCATCACCTTGTCTTTCATGATCACAACCCCTTTCCTACTAAAATGAGACCGTGTACCTATTCCATAGCGGCATGTAAGTTATACTTTACTTGATTATAACTAATTTTTCCATGTAAGAATATATAAAATTATTAATAACTATTTGTGAAATCATGAAAAAATGCTTATTTTCTAAAAATTCAAAAAATAAAAAAAGCTTCTTTCGAAGCTTTTCGTTTTGCACTGCAGCCTCAAAGGGTGTAAAATCTAGTTTTGTCCGGCACATCACTACTGTATTCGGTTTTTATTTCATTGCGGTAAGACTTCTCTACCTTTTTGACGTAAGGAAGCTTCAAAAGGTTCCGTGTCGTCTCATCTACTTTACTCGCATGTATATAAAGAACTGCATAATTCATTTTCTTTGAAATGTAGTGAAGCGAACCGAACCGTTCCAAATTTCTGGCGGCTTTAATATCGTTCACCCAAATGATAAGTCCGCTGCGCTCAATCATCATGATTGCTACCTCTTTTCAATAATCCTAATATGGAGTGATCCCTCAGCATGAAGCCTTCTAACACCATCGTCCGCGTATATCGCGGAAGTATAACAGAAAGTATTCACCGCGTCCATCTCGCGGTCGTGAACGCCCAAGGAACGCTGCTGCATGAAGCTGGCGATCCTCAGTTCCTCACCTTCGCCCGTTCCACGGCGAAGCTCATTCAAGCGCTGCCGGTCATTGAATCCGGCGCGGCTGATCATTTCGGCTTGGATGAAGCCGAAATTGCCTTGTGCTGCGCTTCCCACAACGGGGAAGCTGAGCATGTGAGCACGGCCCAAGGCATACTGGGCAAGCTCGGGTTCCTGCATACGCACCTGCAGTGCGGTGCGCATGAGCCTTTCCACGCGCCTACCGCGCAAGCGATGCGCGAGCGGGGCGAAGCCCCTACCACCTTGCACAACAATTGCTCAGGCAAACATTCGGGCATGCTAACGCTTTGCGCCCATCTGGATGCTTCGCCGGATACGTACATGAGCTTGGAGCATCCCGTCCAACAGCTCATGCTGGAAGCCGTGTGTGCGATGTCCGAGATGCCCAAAGCACAAATGCAGCTAGGCGTTGATGGCTGCGGAGTGCCGGTATTCGGCATGCCGATTCAGCATCTGGCTCTAGCTTTTGCAAGGCTAGGGAGCCCTGATGCGCTAGCTGAAGCACGTGCAAACGCTTGCCAAAGAATTGTCGCCGCGGTGCGAAAATATCCTCAATTCCTCGCGGGAAGCGATCGCTTCGATACGCGATTAATCGAGGTTACCAAAGGCCGAATCATCGGTAAAATGGGAGCCGAAGGCATATTCGCGCTAACGATCCCGGAGAAGGGCTTAGGCTTCGTCCTGAAAATCGAGGACGGCAATCAACGCGCCTTATATCCGGCTGTCGTTGAAGCCTTAAAGCAGCTAAGCCTGCTCTCGGAATCGGAAGTCAGCGAACTTCGTTTCTTTCATACCCCAACCGTTCATAACTGGCAAGGTACCGAGGTCGGTATCATCCGCCCTGATTTCAAGCTTTAAAACTTAACCGCAATTGCCGCTGCAGCTCCCACCGGAACTGCAGCCTTTGCCGGTTGGCAGCGGATTATTGCTGGGCACTTTAATCGTATCCGAAACAGCGTGAGCAATCGTCGTGGATACCGTAAACAATAAATCGTCCAGGCGATCCTCGGCTTCCTTGAATTTGCGAACAGCTTCAACTTCTTGAAGCTTGTCCTGAATCTCGTTCACAGCTGCCAAAGCTTGGTGATAGCTTGGGTGGTAATGCCCAAACCGCTCACACTCTTCGAAGGCGTCTTTCTTTCTGGCAAAAATAGCCTTAAGTCCCTTTACTTCTTCACTGCTTTCAACCGCGTTCTTCCAATATAAATAATCTGCCACTTCTGCAGAGGAATTAATCATGTCACCCATGTCGTAAGCCTGCATAAGAACGGCCGACATATCTATCGTATCTGCTTCCATTGTTTGTAACATACTTGCCATCAAATCCTTCCTCTCAAAGAGTAACTAACCACTCTACTATACCACAGTTCCCCAAGAGTTTCTTCCTTTTCTCTCTGCATCAAATTCCCTTGTCCATCTCCAACGTTCCTGAACGATGTTTATCTGTATACGCCTTCATCGTTGATGCCTGGTAAAATTAATTTCATTTCTTCCCAATCTTCCCCTGTAAGCGCGATCTCCTGATATTCCTCAAGACCTTCCATGATCCAGCCTGTGCGTTCTTCCCGCAGATGACGCGGAATAATAACGCGGCTCTGCCCTTCTTTGCGAAGCTGAATAACACTCTTCCATTCGATCGCTTTGCGAATCATATCCTTGCGTGTAGAGCTGTGATAAGCCCCGAACTCTTGCAACCAGCTTGCGGGGATCCCCTGCATGTCCGGATACACATCACCTTGCTGAGGAATGTGAGCATCCATGTCATACAGCAGAATCACATCTTTGGAATAACACAAACCGTTCGTTCGCAAATCGGAAATTGACTCAGACAAGGATGCATCAGACGAGGCATCTTTTCTGCTGCTCTTAGGAGTAAAGCCCATTTGCTCCAGGCATTTAGTTAGCAGCGGCAAATGCTTAGCGACTATAATAAAATCAGATTCGCCGATTCTCTGCCCTAGGAAAGAAGCGCATTTCTCGTTGCGCATAAGAGCATCAGCTACGTCGCTCGAGCGACAACGAAGCAGCGTAACTTCTTCCAGATACAGTTTCCCGACTTGATCTGCCCATTGCCGCAAAGTTACAGAAATAGGAGCAGGCACCTCATGATAAGCGTATGTCTCCAAAATCCGCACGATCTCTTCGCCATCCATCCCCAATTCCCAGGCTCTGAACACACTTTCCTTCGTTAAATGATACGTGCGAACCAACTCTGTCGTGCGAAGTTCGGCCAAAGCCGCAATCGTCCATTCGGTGCGCAGCGGCACATCCGGCGGAAGCAGCAGCTCAAAATCAGGCTGCACATACATCGATGGCACCTTATCAGTCGTTCTCCCATTAAGTGGAACCTCTTCGCCGCTGCCTTCCCGGGCAGCTTCTGCGCCCGGCGGCAACAGCCATCGAAACCACAGTTCATCATCCTGATCGGAGCCAATCTCAACAAAACCAAACAAGCGAAGCGGATTCAGCCACAAGGAGAAGATCGCTTCACGAAGTGAACTCGAATCCTTGATCTGAGCGCTTTGCGTACAAATCGATCTAACGCCTTGAATAAGCGCATCGATCTCGCACCACTGCTTTAAATCGGCTCTTTCCATCAAAGCCAGCGTATGCTGCAGCCAAACCGGAGCAGGCGTCATTAACTGACGCCAAATCAGATAGAGCCGCTTCTGCTGATGCTCGTAGGGACCTTGCAGCCAGGAGAGAGTCGCATCCTTTTGAAATAGATAGTGATTTCCATCGGAGGCTAGACAGCCTAGTTGGATAGCCAACTCCAGCATGAGAGCCGCCCGATCGTCATAAATCTCCCTGAACGCATAAGACAGTCCAGCCGAGCGGAGAATGTCCGGCGGTAGTTTCACATACTGCGTGAGCTTTAACAACTGTTTTTTGTGTAAAGTTCCCTTATTCGTCAATGGGAGAGCAGCCTGCTGGCTGCAAGCCGCCAAGAAGTGAAACAACTGCTGCGATAAACCTCTCGGGTGAGCCTCAAGTTCCGTTTGTTCCAGTTCTGCACCAGGCCCAAGAATGTCCATTTGAGGCTCCGTCTCGCTGTTTGCACGCAGCTGAACTGCCGGAAACAGCAACTGCTGCCAAGCGGCAAAGGCATCTTCCGGGAGCACAAAAAGCTGCTCCCCCCACGCTTTGCGAAAAGCGGCAACTACACCAAGCCTGCGCAGACCAATCAATCCTACTGCTACTTGGGCGCCAGCCATCCGAACAATAGCTTGCTTCTCAAGCGCTTCGCGGGTAAACGGCTCACAGCCAAATGTGGAGATAATCAGTCTAAGCGTTCGCCTTTCATCCGAAGATAAGTGCTCTGCCAACGTGTTCAAATAAGTTGCGCCCGTTAGCAGCTCGGGCAGTGCAATGTCTTGGCTGTTGAACGAGGCGCACCATGGCTGAGACATAATAAGTTCCCTTAGGGCTGGGGGCATTTTCAACTCTATTTGTTCATATCTCATGATATGTATGTATCCCTTCCTGACCTTTCGTTCCTTGACCCCAATAGGTAATCGCGTATTCGTACCCTTGCTCGACCAAAAAAAGCTGCCGCTTCAAGGCAAAATCCTGTTCCTTCGTGTCTTCGCTGATTAACGAGTAGAAGACAGCCGTATTCGCCGCACCTTCCTTTTTGGGGCGGAGGATCCTACCAAGTCGCTGCGCCTCCTCTTGGCGCGAACCATAGCTGCCCGATACTTGAATGGCTACCGCAGCATCAGGCAGGTCCACGGCAAAATTGGCGACCTTGGACACAATAAGCAGGGGCAATTGTCCCTTTTTAAACTGCTCATACAGCTCCTCCCTGCTATCATAGGGCATGCTGCCGCTGATCATAGGCGCTCCCGTGTGAGCAGCAATATGCGCTAACTGATCGAGATATTGACCGATAATGAGCGTTGGTTCATTGGCGTGCCGGATGAGCAAATGAGAGATGACATCCAACTTGGCCGTATTTTCCCCGGCAATCCTGAACTGCTGTCTAGCTCCAGAAGCACCATAATGATCCCGATCCATGCCTGAAAGCGGTACGCGCACTTCCTGACAAGTCACCTTGGCAATCCAGCCCATCGACTCAAGTTCTTTCCAAGCCATGTCATATTTCTTAGGACCCACGAGTGAGAAAACATCCTCCTCCCGGCCGTCTTCCCTAATTAAGGTAGCCGTTAATCCGAGTCTGCGCGTTGCCTGAATTTCAGCAGTAGCACGGAATACCGGAGCAGGCAGCAAATGAACCTCATCATAAATAATGAGCCCCCATTCTCGCTGACTGAACAGCCCCATATGTGAAAATTCGTCTTCCTTCTTGCCTCGATGAGTCAAAATTTGATACGTAGCGATCGTAATCGGCTTTACTTCTTTGGACGAACCGGAGTATTCCCCAACCTGATCCTGGTCCAGTCCTGTTTTGCTTAGAATCTCCCGTTTCCACTGCTTCACAGATGTCACATTGGATGTAAGAATTAATGTAGCGCACTTACACCTCGCCATGGCCGCTATCCCCACCACGGTTTTCCCGGCACCGCAAGGCAATACCAACACACCGCTTCCTTCGACATCTATACGATGAAACGCATCGACCGCCTGCTTCTGATAATCCCGCAGCTGAAAAGAGGTTTCAGCCTCATCATCATCTCTAAGCGCAATCGGCAGAAACTCGCCTTGACGATAGGCGGCCAGATCCTCAACAGGGTACCCGAGTCTCGTTAGCTCCTGTTTCAGAATCCCCCGGGAAACAGGAGAAATAGCAATAGCCCGCTCACCGCGGGTATCTTCTACATATTTTTTCAAAGATTCATACGCACATATTTCTTTAAGAACTACCGTGTCATCACTGACCAGATAGAGCTCATTTCCGACATCCTCCATGCGCAGCAGGCCATATCTTTGGGCATATTTGCGGATACTGCTAAGCACAGATGTCGGAACGCCAAACTTCGCATACTTCTGCAAGCAGGCCGATATTTGATCGACTGGCATACCCGCAGCCGCTGCATTCCATAGAGATAAGGGCGTGATTCGATACATGTTGAGATGCTCTGGGCTTTTGATCAAATCCGCGAAACGGGACAGTTCGCCTCTAACGGCTTCGAAATCAGGGTGATGCGTTTCCAATAAAATCGACAAATCACTCTGTACGATCAGAGGAAGGTTAGGATCCCATGACAATCGCGTGCCACCTCCTTTTTACCCTTAGTATGAAAGGAAAGCACTTGATTTAAACATAGATGAATGAATTAACTGAACGCCGGAAAAGGAATCGTTGGTGAAGGCTGCCGAAAACACAAAATGGGCAGCTAGCGATCGTACCGCTAAACTGCCCAAATCCCAAACTGCAAGCACAATTGTGCTAATCTACTCCACACGAACCGCTTTCTCTTGAGCAAGCAAACAAAGCTCTGCTGCTTTAAAGGTATGCGCCTGAGTCATGGCATGCTCTGTCCCATGCAGACAATCCAAGATCAACTGGCCAAAGAATGGAAAGCCAACTTGCCCGTGCAGGCTGTAGTGCTTTTCCCCTTGTTGGTTGACAAGGTACAACTGATCACCTTGCGGATCGCGAGCGATGTCGATATACTTGCGAAGCTCGATGT
Above is a genomic segment from Paenibacillus sp. HWE-109 containing:
- a CDS encoding DNA repair helicase XPB; the protein is MSWDPNLPLIVQSDLSILLETHHPDFEAVRGELSRFADLIKSPEHLNMYRITPLSLWNAAAAGMPVDQISACLQKYAKFGVPTSVLSSIRKYAQRYGLLRMEDVGNELYLVSDDTVVLKEICAYESLKKYVEDTRGERAIAISPVSRGILKQELTRLGYPVEDLAAYRQGEFLPIALRDDDEAETSFQLRDYQKQAVDAFHRIDVEGSGVLVLPCGAGKTVVGIAAMARCKCATLILTSNVTSVKQWKREILSKTGLDQDQVGEYSGSSKEVKPITIATYQILTHRGKKEDEFSHMGLFSQREWGLIIYDEVHLLPAPVFRATAEIQATRRLGLTATLIREDGREEDVFSLVGPKKYDMAWKELESMGWIAKVTCQEVRVPLSGMDRDHYGASGARQQFRIAGENTAKLDVISHLLIRHANEPTLIIGQYLDQLAHIAAHTGAPMISGSMPYDSREELYEQFKKGQLPLLIVSKVANFAVDLPDAAVAIQVSGSYGSRQEEAQRLGRILRPKKEGAANTAVFYSLISEDTKEQDFALKRQLFLVEQGYEYAITYWGQGTKGQEGIHTYHEI
- a CDS encoding asparaginase: MKPSNTIVRVYRGSITESIHRVHLAVVNAQGTLLHEAGDPQFLTFARSTAKLIQALPVIESGAADHFGLDEAEIALCCASHNGEAEHVSTAQGILGKLGFLHTHLQCGAHEPFHAPTAQAMRERGEAPTTLHNNCSGKHSGMLTLCAHLDASPDTYMSLEHPVQQLMLEAVCAMSEMPKAQMQLGVDGCGVPVFGMPIQHLALAFARLGSPDALAEARANACQRIVAAVRKYPQFLAGSDRFDTRLIEVTKGRIIGKMGAEGIFALTIPEKGLGFVLKIEDGNQRALYPAVVEALKQLSLLSESEVSELRFFHTPTVHNWQGTEVGIIRPDFKL
- a CDS encoding helicase-associated domain-containing protein, whose protein sequence is MRYEQIELKMPPALRELIMSQPWCASFNSQDIALPELLTGATYLNTLAEHLSSDERRTLRLIISTFGCEPFTREALEKQAIVRMAGAQVAVGLIGLRRLGVVAAFRKAWGEQLFVLPEDAFAAWQQLLFPAVQLRANSETEPQMDILGPGAELEQTELEAHPRGLSQQLFHFLAACSQQAALPLTNKGTLHKKQLLKLTQYVKLPPDILRSAGLSYAFREIYDDRAALMLELAIQLGCLASDGNHYLFQKDATLSWLQGPYEHQQKRLYLIWRQLMTPAPVWLQHTLALMERADLKQWCEIDALIQGVRSICTQSAQIKDSSSLREAIFSLWLNPLRLFGFVEIGSDQDDELWFRWLLPPGAEAAREGSGEEVPLNGRTTDKVPSMYVQPDFELLLPPDVPLRTEWTIAALAELRTTELVRTYHLTKESVFRAWELGMDGEEIVRILETYAYHEVPAPISVTLRQWADQVGKLYLEEVTLLRCRSSDVADALMRNEKCASFLGQRIGESDFIIVAKHLPLLTKCLEQMGFTPKSSRKDASSDASLSESISDLRTNGLCYSKDVILLYDMDAHIPQQGDVYPDMQGIPASWLQEFGAYHSSTRKDMIRKAIEWKSVIQLRKEGQSRVIIPRHLREERTGWIMEGLEEYQEIALTGEDWEEMKLILPGINDEGVYR
- a CDS encoding YlbF family regulator: MASMLQTMEADTIDMSAVLMQAYDMGDMINSSAEVADYLYWKNAVESSEEVKGLKAIFARKKDAFEECERFGHYHPSYHQALAAVNEIQDKLQEVEAVRKFKEAEDRLDDLLFTVSTTIAHAVSDTIKVPSNNPLPTGKGCSSGGSCSGNCG
- a CDS encoding YlbG family protein, producing MMIERSGLIIWVNDIKAARNLERFGSLHYISKKMNYAVLYIHASKVDETTRNLLKLPYVKKVEKSYRNEIKTEYSSDVPDKTRFYTL